Part of the Puntigrus tetrazona isolate hp1 chromosome 10, ASM1883169v1, whole genome shotgun sequence genome is shown below.
aatattattattattattattatcattattgtattaaattaaaattcaatggctaattaactcaaaaaaggaaaatactaTGAATCaatctttgtttatttgaccTTTTGACCTATTTTCATAGGTCTagacaacaacaacatgcaTACTTCTTTTTATACCAGAGGTTGCAGGTGTGTTCGCTTAGACTAATAAGTTTAtctgccaaaaaataaatacatttaatgtctATTTAGTACTAAGGTATCAGTCATAACTAtggaatataaataataaacttagACAGCTGATAAGAAGGATATCggacaaataaattaaaataacacttgtGTCTGAAAAATAGACCACAGGTACTGCTGTATTTAGCATAGAGCAGGGCAAAACACTGATGCTGTGGAAATACCATCAATTTGCTGACTTGTCTCAAGGGAGTGTATTAGGGGTGTTAATAAAAGGACACAAACAATGTCTTGTTTTCCCAACAGAGTCAATAATCTTATTCATTTATATCATCATTGTATTAGTGGCTTGGAACCTCAGAGCATTTGAGGCGAAGGGGtttataattcaataaatatactatatgaTGCTTTGGACTACTGATTAAAGTTTAACAGACTTCAAATATCATATACCGTTTCAGCAGATTGATCACAGTACATTAAGAAAAATTGGTCTGTATCATAAGTCTtgcaaaattatgtttaaatatgcattgtctaattaaatatgcagtCATTTACACACATTCCAGAATAGAAAATCTGAACAATAGATAAAGCAACGTTTATATTTTTTCCTAaatcagaaatgtgttttttgaataatgttatataaatcaGGTGAATTATATGAAcaaatacatattgtatatataaaactaaaagtcTGTAAAGTCTgttaagtaaagaaaaaaattatatttaaaatctacagatgcaaataaaacactattcTGAAAAAATGTTATAGAAGCAAAATAGCTTCAAAATATAGCCTCTTATATATCACTATATATAAGTCACTATATATATTACTACCTCATTTGAGcccatttttgttttactgttcaggaaatatagtaatattacatGCTTAGCATGCATAAATGTTAGTCTTagtctaaaataatttaatgtatttagctattattttaatatttgatacagtttcatgcatttttgaGAAAAGGAGATCACTGATGGAGACGTTAGAGACCAAGGGTTTCCAAGTAACATCCCGTAAACATCGTCACTGTTGTTTGTCAGAAGAGTGTCAACATATTTGCTACATGCTCTTAATTTGCTTTCTAGAGACACTAGACAGGCCCTGAAGGTTATAGACTGATGGGAAAACAGACCTGAGAGAATTTACACTGAGGAATCCAGCAGATGAGTGACAACACCAATTAATGTAGATGCTGACACTCAAAACAATCAAAACCCCATGAGATCTGATGACAGGCAGGAAAAGTTTGTTATGACACCAAACTTTAAAACAGAAGATTTACTGATATTTACTAATTACTTATATACTTCACATCACGTTATAGTTcagctttataaaacatgttaaagCAATGACATTTTAGTTAGATTCTATTGATAATTCACAACACTAAGCACGGTGTACGGtgattaaaatcaataaaaacatttctggaCAGCCTATATACTCACAGAGGCAAcaagtgaaaaatattattagctgaaaataatataattgaaaaaatatcttgccgtttttttttttatgtgtgacTGAAAGCGAACTTGAAGTGGTATGAGGCCTGTTTTGAGGTTTTTTCCACCCGTTTAAGTTTATGTGCTATGAGTGACATTTAGTCCCTAAAGCCACCTTGACCCTGtcatcatttgaaaaaaaaaagcccgaTCACACTGTACATAACAGCAAACACTATATAAGTGATGCGCAATAATGTATTTCTCTTAATTTAGAGTCAACATAACAGGTGCATCTTCACAGTCGTATAGCTGTTTATTGATAATGAATTATTATCAtgctgtgtattttatttttatattgtattttatgccattttaCTTTCTTGAAAGAttctttaatgcttttttgaaaTACGCATTTTACGGTtgccattttaataatatttaatactataTGTAACagtttacaaataatattattatattgtactatctttaacattttgttcaaaatacataaaactttAGGCAGTCGTCTTAATCATCTGTGACCTATAATCCTATAATCTCTGCAGATCTGGCAACATGTTACCGAAAAACTGGACTACTATCACCGAGTTTATCATTGTGGGCTTCCCTGGACTCCATCCAGACTACTACGGCCTGGTCTCTGCCATTTTCTTCATCGTCTACACGACCACAGTGGCCGGAAACACCGTCTTCCTGGTACTGTTTATCACCTCGGAGAGCCTCAGGAAGCCCATGTACATCATCCTCGCGAGCCTGGCGATGTCTGACATGTGTTTCTCCACTGTTGCCTTACCTAAAGTCATATCCAGGTACTGGTTCAATGCGAGGCTTGAGCCCTTTCACGCTTGCTTCTTCCAAATGGAGCTAATTCACTATTTCGGGACATTAAACTCGCTTATAATGATGATCATGGCCCTCGATCGCTACGTGGCTATTTGTTTTTCCCTGCGATACCAGACTGTTATGACTAACCGCATCATGTACACGCTAAACGCAACGGCATGGGTAACTGCCTTCATCGCTCCCACAATAGCCACCCTATACACTCAACAGCTTCCTTACTGCGGCCCTCAACTGATCGTTCAATGCTACTGTGACCACATCTCTATTACCAGCCTAGCCTGTGCTGAAAACAGCAAGCAGGTGTTGGTGGCCCTGTGCGTGGCCCTGCTCGTGCTCCTTCTCCCTCTGGCCTTCATCATTTACTCTTACTGTCACATCATAGCGTCTTTGATGAGGCTGTCCAGCTCTCAGAGCCGCTGGAAAAGCTTCGCCACCTGCAGCACGCAGCTGTCCATCATCGCTCTGTTTTACGCGCCTCGCTGTGCCGTGTATATAGCCAATTTCCTGCAAATCCAAATCAGCAGAGATTTCAGGATACTGCTCATATTGCTTTACAGCCTCGTTCCGCCGCTGATAAACCCCTTCATCTACTGTTTACGTACTCAGGAGATCAGAACGATCGTGAGCCGGTGGGTGAGCAGGCAAAAGGCCTTTCGAGAGATATCTAGAATTAACGTGATCACTCTGTAAAATATTACGTTATGTGTGGAGTTGTGATAGAAACAAACATGCACTGTATGGGAAGCAACTGAATAAAGTCTTTGGATTTGtaactgtgtttttatgtttcgtttaaatatgtattgtgAAGTGTTCCGGTGAATTCTGGTGGTTtcaatagaagaaaaaaaaaactaccgaaacatctgttttgttattaacaacagcatttataaaGTTAGCTCCTTTTGGATGTACGGTAAAACAGAATGTAAACAGAAAAGATGTTATTGATAAagttatatatttgtaatataaaaatatttaggatTTAAGTATTTGAAGTGCATATAAATGCAGTACTGTCCATCCATTTGGATTTTAGACTTAACGTTGGTGTATATTTGTCAGGAATATAGAAACGAAACACCCAGTCAAGAATTAAGATTTCTGCACTCcaaaaagtatgtattttaaacatttattttattttattttcaaaatgcatttatggcACAAATTGACATTTAAGTAGATAAATCTTGGCCTAAATGCAACAGAGccataatatatatgaaaacagcTGTTGTCTGTGGATACTCTGTGCATCAAATTACAATTAAGTGAAATTAATAAACTACAGTCTCActctttaaactgcatttatcaGGAATTGACaaataatacttatatatatatatatatatatatatatatatatatatatatatatatatatatatatatatatatatatatatatatataattaaacaatgcaTTAGTGGTCACAAAACATGCAGTTAAACAAagagaatatataatatatttataattaaatatatggcAAAACAGCAAccaattcttactattaactagtttcttattaataacatattggctgtttattagtgcttataaggcacatatattttgcatgaccatattctatatcctaatcctatccaatacctaaatctaacaactaccttactaactaacTATTATTAGCAAATTATTAGTTTGTTGAGGCAATTATATTAGTTTGTTGATGGTTGGTTAACAGCGAGAACTGGTCCTTAACGCACAGTGTGACTGAATATCATGAGAATATTTTGGAATAGGGAACACTTTTTCACTATTAACAATGACTGTTTCCTCAATGAATTCCTAATTTggtgcttattaatagttagtaaggtatttgttaagtttaggcattgGGTATGATTGGgtatgcagaataaggcattagttAGTATCTTATAAATGGCAaaaattctagtaatatgc
Proteins encoded:
- the LOC122353216 gene encoding olfactory receptor 1-like produces the protein MLPKNWTTITEFIIVGFPGLHPDYYGLVSAIFFIVYTTTVAGNTVFLVLFITSESLRKPMYIILASLAMSDMCFSTVALPKVISRYWFNARLEPFHACFFQMELIHYFGTLNSLIMMIMALDRYVAICFSLRYQTVMTNRIMYTLNATAWVTAFIAPTIATLYTQQLPYCGPQLIVQCYCDHISITSLACAENSKQVLVALCVALLVLLLPLAFIIYSYCHIIASLMRLSSSQSRWKSFATCSTQLSIIALFYAPRCAVYIANFLQIQISRDFRILLILLYSLVPPLINPFIYCLRTQEIRTIVSRWVSRQKAFREISRINVITL